The following proteins are encoded in a genomic region of Cercospora beticola chromosome 8, complete sequence:
- a CDS encoding uncharacterized protein (SMCOG1106:major facilitator transporter~antiSMASH:Cluster_4): MPSSPDHLEVPDDDQKFRRSLDGGRDSESQLVNCFATPPRSRASSVTSFLSNVDLKPRQNHLPQPVLDLLNAKQLDVDEHSIISWRQDSISLPRNWTSKQKIYYTAGICLAHFASSLFGNTGSTVANYAKEDLEISQTLSIFSFVTMYWIGQALGSFIFPPVSEVFGDKRLFSWAAACFGTTCLIVATGPNLWSVLLGRFLSGMVAAVPSVAALGTFEHLWNAKGRIWLLSVWAVSGVLGFALGPVMGSHVSETGAGWEWVYYGGLIANVVIGIFCFLMTETQPNLLLHQEVRQIEKATGFGGLRLDESHRIPSYAEFAQHQLLLPLKLSTTEPLILLSTLLAAFSFGLTTLFTETVPIVYTSQFDLSPQTSSLTFLALALGALLFSWLPRVYDIHRHHAFRPIRSSTSPNPTAPEPEKKLWSYSFIASPIFVLALWWFSFTVPNPVFGSSNPSAWLSIVPLLLIGYCLVEFNSILPLYLTEVYSHHTASANAPLHAIRALLAGIFPLFAAKEFDALGPHRAVWVLAGIATGFCGLAVATRFVAKTVREKSKFAKKVAEEREKTLWKGNLEVVVETEVDVVRTRSVV, translated from the exons ATGCCCTCCTCACCAGACCACCTCGAGGTTCCAGACGACGATCAGAAATTCCGCCGATCTCTCGATGGCGGCCGCGACAGCGAGAGCCAACTCGTCAACTGCTTCGCCACGCCTCCTCGGTCGAGAGCATCGTCCGTGACTTCATTCCTCAGCAATGTCGACTTGAAACCCCGTCAAAACCACCTTCCACAACCTGTGCTTGATCTGCTCAACGCAAAACAACTCGACGTCGACGAGCACAGCATCATCTCCTGGAGACAAGACAGCATATCTCTTCCACGAAACTGGACCTCGAAGCAGAAAATTTACTATACGGCCGGAATCTGCCTTGCTCATTTTGCTTCCTCGCTGTTCGGAAACACGGGCTCTACAGTCGCGAACTATGCCAAGGAAGACTTGGAGATCAGCCAGACTCTCTCCATTTTCTCGTTTGTCACAATGTACTGGATTGGCCAAGCTCTGGGATCATTCATCTTCCCGCCCGTGAGCGAGGTCTTTGGCGATAAACGATTGTTCTCCTGGGCTGCAGCATGCTTTGGTACGACTTGTTTGATCGTCGCGACTGGACCAAATTTGTGGTCTGTGCTACTGGGGAGATTCCTTTCAGGCATGGTGGCGGCTGTACCGAGTGTCGCTGCTCTAGGCACTTTCGAGCATCTGTGGAACGCAAAGGGCAGAATCTGGCTTCTCTCGGTCTGGGCAGTCAGTGGAGTTTTGGGATTTGCGTTGGGGCCTGTGATGGGGTCTCATGTGAGTGAGACGGGCGCAGGATG GGAATGGGTCTATTATGGGGGACTCATTGCCAACGTCGTCATtggcatcttctgcttcttgatgaCAGAAACCCAGCCGAACCTCTTGCTACATCAAGAAGTCCGCCAAATCGAGAAGGCTACTGGATTTGGCGGGCTGCGTCTGGACGAAAGTCATCGTATCCCATCCTATGCCGAATTTGCGCAGCATCAGTTGCTTCTCCC CCTCAAACTCTCCACTACCGAGCCCCTCATCCTGCTCTCCACCCTCCTTGCGGCATTCTCCTTCGGCCTTACAACACTCTTCACCGAAACTGTCCCCATCGTCTACACATCCCAATTCGACCTCTCCCCTCAAACCTCCTCTCTCACCTTCCTCGCCCTGGCCCTCGGCgcactcctcttctcctggcTCCCGCGCGTCTACGAcatccaccgccaccacgcCTTCCGACCCATCCGATCCTCCACAAGCCCGAACCCTACGGCACCAGAACCCGAAAAGAAGCTCTGGAGTTACAGCTTCATCGCCTCCCCAATCTTCGTCCTGGCACTCTGGTGGTTCTCTTTCACAGTCCCGAACCCCGTCTTCGGATCCAGTAATCCCTCCGCCTGGCTCTCCATCGTTCCTCTCCTATTGATCGGATACTGCCTCGTGGAATTCAACAGCATTCTACCACTCTACCTCACAGAAGTGTACTCCCACCACACAGCTTCCGCAAATGCTCCACTTCACGCCATCCGCGCTCTTCTAGCGGGTATTTTCCCTCTGTTCGCTGCGAAGGAATTTGATGCTTTGGGTCCTCATCGCGCTGTTTGGGTTTTGGCTGGTATTGCGACGGGTTTCTGCGGATTGGCTGTTGCGACGAGGTTTGTGGCGAAGACGGTTagagagaagagcaagtttgcgaagaaggtggctgaagagagggagaagaCTTTATGGAAGGGGAATTTGGAGGTTGTGGTGGAGACTGAGGTGGATGTTGTGAGGACGAGGTCGGTTGTTTGA
- a CDS encoding uncharacterized protein (antiSMASH:Cluster_4~MEROPS:MER0002694) → MDDQCPHVKTFSRPPPQPKDPVYREDCTLCFDGVDDAAGIDVCLHCFNGGCAGDRRHNKQHADEVSHPLAVNIKRTRKRKPERDDGESPAKISKLEIKAETDADRYETETNIKCFQCDIDNIAQEGKVGDVVAGVLKANTFAQQEEVKAWELELTICDHTAFLEQEPARDIPSGDLGHCGECDLKENLWMCLTCGNLGCGRQQYGGAPGNSHQVGHANSTKHHVAVKLGSISADGSADIYCYSCDEERKDPKLVEHLAHWGVNIADREKTEQSLGEMNLMYNLSYDFSMIDADGRQLKPMFGKGYTGLRNLGNSCYLNSVLQALFATPEFAKRYYRPDERIQLGPTFNPAEDLESQLRKLADGLLSGRYSRPDIDVQQPENEDEKPHQKGIGPSMLKQIVGKGHAEFSSMRQQDSFELLLHLLKLVSRSQATAKNSGFAHIYDPVDAFRFHMEQKLQCLSCKKVKYRLDEMENISVAVPIKRKPKSDSAPVTNGGDTPMTDGDKVPEKEEFETVTLKQCLDDFTAPEVVDLECSGCKNKGFTKQSLFKTFPVILAVNARRFEIVNWVPMKQDVPVIVGDDVYDMEAYRSKGKQPGEEELSDDQDADAGASNKFQPNEVALEMLMNMGFPKIRCEKALRATGNADPDAAAGWLFEHMEDPDIDEPIEEPTAAAGGSSSAVDPDKIENLGNMGFSAPQARQALKETGGDMERAVDWLFSHPEATGDFGDDAAPESASAPAAIPEDTKPAKFSLSSIVCHKGSSIHAGHYVAFVKKLAGWTLFNDEKVALGGDVEEMKKFAYIYFFRREGEEA, encoded by the coding sequence ATGGACGATCAGTGCCCCCACGTCAAGACCTTCTCACGCCCGCCGCCGCAGCCCAAGGACCCTGTCTACCGCGAAGACTGCACCCTCTGCTTCGATGGCGTCGACGATGCGGCGGGGATCGATGTCTGTTTGCACTGCTTCAACGGAGGCTGCGCAGGCGACCGACGGCACAACAAGCAGCACGCCGACGAAGTCAGCCACCCGCTCGCCGTGAACATCAAGCGCACTCGCAAGCGTAAGCCCGAGCGAGACGATGGCGAATCGCCCGCCAAAATCAGCAAGCTGGAGATCAAGGCCGAGACTGACGCCGATCGATACGAAACCGAGACGAACATTAAATGCTTTCAATGTGACATTGATAACATCGCTCAGGAAGGAAAGGTTGGCGATGTTGTGGCTGGCGTCCTCAAGGCAAACACCTTCGCTCAGCAGGAGGAAGTCAAGGCCTGGGAGCTGGAGTTGACGATTTGTGATCACACTGCTTTCCTCGAGCAAGAGCCCGCGCGAGACATTCCTAGTGGCGATCTGGGTCATTGCGGCGAGTGCGATCTGAAGGAAAATCTGTGGATGTGTTTGACTTGCGGCAACTTGGGCTGTGGGCGACAGCAGTACGGTGGCGCGCCAGGTAATAGCCACCAAGTCGGACATGCCAACAGCACGAAGCACCATGTGGCAGTCAAACTGGGCTCCATCTCCGCAGATGGAAGTGCCGACATCTACTGCTATTCTTGCGACGAGGAACGCAAAGACCCTAAGCTGGTCGAGCATCTTGCTCACTGGGGAGTGAACATTGCAGATCGAGAGAAGACGGAACAGAGTTTGGGCGAGATGAATCTCATGTACAACCTGAGCTACGACTTTTCCATGATAGACGCCGATGGCCGACAGCTGAAGCCAATGTTCGGGAAGGGATACACAGGATTGAGGAACCTGGGCAATAGCTGCTATCTCAACTCAGTCCTGCAAGCGTTGTTTGCAACGCCCGAATTTGCAAAGCGTTACTACAGACCAGATGAGAGAATCCAGTTGGGGCCAACATTCAACCCTGCTGAGGATCTCGAATCACAGCTGCGCAAGCTTGCCGACGGTCTCCTATCTGGACGCTACAGCAGACCTGATATTGACGTCCAGCAACCTGAAAATGAGGATGAGAAGCCTCACCAGAAAGGCATTGGTCCCAGTATGCTCAAGCAAATTGTCGGCAAGGGACATGCAGAGTTCAGCAGCATGCGACAGCAGGATTCCTTTGAGCTCCTTTTGCATCTCCTCAAGCTGGTTTCTCGATCACAAGCGACCGCGAAGAATAGTGGCTTCGCACACATCTACGACCCAGTCGATGCCTTCCGCTTTCACAtggagcagaagctgcaatGCCTAAGCTGCAAGAAGGTCAAATACCGCTTGGACGAGATGGAAAACATCAGCGTTGCTGTTCCCATCAAGCGCAAGCCCAAGAGCGATTCCGCCCCAGTGACGAACGGTGGAGATACGCCAATGACCGATGGCGACAAGGTTCCCGAAAAGGAAGAGTTCGAGACTGTGACCTTGAAGCAATGCTTGGATGACTTCACAGCGCCAGAGGTGGTTGATTTGGAATGCTCAGGTTGCAAGAATAAGGGCTTCACGAAACAGTCACTCTTCAAGACCTTCCCAGTTATCCTCGCAGTCAACGCTCGGCGGTTTGAAATCGTCAACTGGGTTCCGATGAAGCAAGATGTACCTGTTATCGTGGGCGATGATGTCTATGACATGGAGGCATATCGCAGCAAGGGCAAGCAGCCTGGCGAGGAGGAACTGTCGGACGACCAGGACGCCGATGCGGGTGCAAGCAACAAGTTCCAGCCAAACGAAGTCGCACTTGAGATGTTGATGAACATGGGCTTTCCGAAGATACGTTGTGAGAAAGCTTTGCGGGCTACCGGCAACGCGGACCCAGATGCCGCGGCTGGCTGGCTGTTTGAACACATGGAAGATCCCGACATCGATGAGCCCATTGAAGAACCCACCGCAGCTGCTGGTGGATCTTCATCAGCTGTCGACCCCGATAAGATCGAGAATCTGGGTAACATGGGCTTTTCCGCGCCACAAGCTCGACAAGCACTTAAGGAGACGGGTGGCGATATGGAGCGCGCCGTGGACTGGTTGTTCAGTCACCCTGAAGCGACGGGCGACtttggcgatgatgctgctcCAGAGAGCGcttctgcgcctgctgccATTCCTGAAGATACCAAGCCTGCCAAGTTCTCCCTCTCGAGCATCGTTTGTCACAAGGGCAGCTCGATTCACGCCGGCCACTATGTTGCTTTCGTCAAGAAGCTGGCGGGGTGGACATTGTTCAACGATGAGAAGGTCGCACTGGGTGGCGAcgtggaggagatgaagaagttTGCTTACATTTACTTTTTCCGGCGTGAGGGCGAGGAAGCCTAG
- a CDS encoding uncharacterized protein (antiSMASH:Cluster_4~SMCOG1034:cytochrome P450) gives MPYNTARAALIALIICLARLFFYSVLAATLLHWIWNVAWHSSHASRSSTGTALGRAFSVATYDATANFSIIMSVSVSLLLVWATQRMFYRLYFHPLAGFPGPRIAAFTRAYEFYYDVFLSGDYTFAIKEMHQRYGPIIRISPHELHIHDPDFEDELYTGASKPREKYPWALGMFGTSSGFIVAKEHDLHRKRRAPVNSFFSKKAVTELSPLIQGHIQNFCRRVKESQGTGKSLRLDHAYTALTMDIISDYSYGNSYEALNTPDMMAGWVSAISRGAETLHINKFFPWFIYTMKALPAWLVVKLNPSFGGIIQMQEKQAEDVDEVIKSHGQLKKNGRRTIFHELWDSPELLEKDHNRQHMLNEAQTFIGAGTFTTSSHLTNTTFHLLDNPACLQRLQAELRDTITDASILPPLSSLEKLPYLTAVIQEGHRLAVGVGHRLARISPVRPIQYKDWTIPPGVPVGMSNWITAFDPALFPDPHTFRPERFLHDTEGSDRARKLFSPYSKGTRSCLGMNLAQAELYMTLATVFGSENFDFKLWKTVNEDVEPWRDYFSPWPRNDARGLRVLVE, from the exons ATGCCTTACAACACGGCTCGTGCGGCACTCATTGCTCTAATCATTTGCCTGGCTAGGTTGTTCTTCTACAGCGTTCTGGCGGCTACCCTCTTACACTGGATCTGGAATGTAGCATGGCACTCTTCTCATGCTTCACGGTCATCGACGGGAACTGCCTTGGGTCGAGCATTTTCGGTGGCGACATACGATGCTACAGCAAATTTCTCCATTATAATGAGCGTGTCAGTGTCTCTACTGCTTGTTTGGGCAACGCAGCGCATGTTCTACCGACTCTACTTCCATCCTTTGGCAGGTTTCCCAGGGCCCAGGATCGCTGCCTTCACAAGAGCCTACGAGTTCTATTACGATGTCTTCCTGTCTGGCGATTACACGTTCGCAATCAAAGAGATGCACCAACGCTACGGACCAATCATTCGCATCTCACCACACGAGCTCCATATCCACGATCCGGACTTTGAAGACGAACTTTACACTGGTGCTTCTAAACCGAGGGAAAAGTATCCCTGGGCTCTGGGGATGTTCGGAACCAGCAGTGGCTTCATTGTGGCCAAAGAGCATGATTTACATCGCAAACGCAGGGCGCCAGTGAATTCGTTCTTCTCCAAGAAAGCCGTTACAGAGCTGTCGCCTCTTATTCAAGGGCACATTCAAAACTTCTGTCGACGTGTGAAAGAGTCCCAAGGAACAGGGAAATCGCTACGCCTCGACCACGCCTACACAGCCTTGACTATGGACATCATTAGCGACTACTCATACGGCAACTCATACGAGGCACTGAACACCCCAGACATGATGGCCGGGTGGGTTTCTGCAATATCTCGAGGCGCCGAAACGCTTCACATCAACAAGTTCTTTCCTTGGTTCATCTATACGATGAAAGCACTTCCTGCGTGGCTAGTTGTCAAACTGAACCCGTCTTTCGGAGGCATAATTCAAATGCAAGAA AAACAAGCCGAAGACGTTGACGAGGTCATCAAAAGCCATGGACAACTGAAGAAGAATGGTCGACGAACGATATTCCACGAGCTTTGGGACAGTCCCGAACTACTGGAGAAGGATCACAATCGCCAGCACATGCTCAACGAAGCACAGACTTTCATCGGAGCTGGAACTTTCACCACGTCTTCTCATCTCACCAATACCACTTTTCATCTACTCGACAACCCTGCCTGTCTGCAGAGACTGCAAGCTGAACTCCGAGATACCATCACTGACGCCAGCATCTTGCCACCTTTATCTTCACTCGAGAAGCTGCCATACCTTACCGCTGTTATCCAAGAAGGCCACCGTCTCGCCGTTGGAGTCGGACATCGCCTTGCCCGGATCTCTCCTGTCCGTCCAATCCAATACAAAGACTGGACGATTCCTCCTGGGGTTCCGGTTGGCATGTCGAATTGGATCACAGCTTTCGATCCGGCCCTGTTTCCCGATCCTCACACTTTCCGACCCGAGCGCTTCTTACACGATACTGAAGGCAGTGATCGCGCAAGAAAACTGTTCAGCCCGTACAGTAAGGGAACGAGAAGTTGTCTAGGGATGAACCTGGCCCAGGCGGAATTGTACATGACTCTTGCAACAGTCTTTGGGAGCGAGAACTTCGACTTCAAGCTATGGAAGACTGTGAACGAGGATGTGGAGCCTTGGAGGGACTACTTCTCGCCATGGCCAAGGAATGATGCGAGAGGGTTGAGGGTCTTGGTGGAGTGA
- a CDS encoding uncharacterized protein (antiSMASH:Cluster_4), which translates to MRPSTILLGILPIICDALNIIQSNDDGWAEINIRETYNSLSAAGYNSIISAPAENQSGTGSRDEEPEEVGDEGCQFGSCPPNSPAIGRNESEPRFNYVNSFPVTSIRHGIEVLSEEFFSGPPELAITGPNVGSNLGIVTQFSGTVGAAVEAIKLGIPAVAFSGSSGKQTGWNVNVENYVRVYAALVVNVTEALTGGGEGERPFLPDGVWLNVNFPKVDSRCQSPSDFKFVLSRIYPKVPFVGEDDVETCGSHRLPIERKVVGTPGCYASISVGEENKTTAPRRAQAFVLNRLRPILSCLP; encoded by the exons ATGCGGCCATCAACGATTCTACTGGGCATTCTACCCATCATTTGCGACGCTCTGAATATCATCCAAAGCAACGACGACGGCTGGGCAGAAATCAACATTCGCGAAACATACAATTCCCTTTCCGCTGCAGGTTACAATTCCATTATTTCCGCTCCAGCAGAAAATCAAAGCGGGACAGGAAGTCGAGATGAGGAACCAGAGGAAGTAGGAGATGAAGGGTGTCAGTTTGGGTCTTGTCCACCGAATAGTCCTGCTATAGGACGGAATGAAAGTGAGCCGAGGTTTAAC TACGTCAACTCCTTCCCCGTAACATCCATCCGCCACGGAATCGAAGTTCTATCTGAAGAATTCTTCTCTGGACCTCCGGAACTTGCGATTACAGGGCCGAATGTGGGATCGAACTTGGGAATTGTAACGCAGTTTTCTGGGACTGTGGGAGCGGCTGTTGAGGCGATTAAACTGGGGATTCCGGCGGTCGCATTTAGTGGGTCGAGTGGGAAGCAGACGGGTTGGAATGTGAATGTGGAGAATTATGTGAGGGTTTATGCGGCTTTGGTGGTGAATGTTACGGAGGCTTTGACGGGTGGAGGGGAAGGGGAGAGGCCGTTTTTGCCGGATGGGGTTTG GCTCAATGTCAATTTCCCGAAAGTCGACAGTCGGTGTCAGTCACCAAGCGACTTCAAGTTTGTGCTTTCGCGAATCTATCCCAAGGTGCCATTTgttggcgaagatgatgttgaGACTTGCGGATCACACCGCTTGCCAATCGAAAGGAAGGTCGTTGGTACGCCAGGCTGCTATGCTTCGATTAGTGTGGGAGAGGAGAACAAGACTACTGCTCCACGGAGAGCTCAGGCATTCGTTCTGAACAGGCTGAGGCCGATTCTATCCTGCCTGCCTTAA
- a CDS encoding uncharacterized protein (antiSMASH:Cluster_4~MEROPS:MER0003908), with the protein MFVLRLLSLAPLALASVLPRQEAVNYDGYRVYRVATAGQDAAVLDALSALDYEQWAHKASDYIDLSVASDQVETFEALGLNYQVMHADLGADIAEEAQSMAAPVKRQAGNQGPGSTWFNAYHSYADHVQYWRDLVAGFPNNAQRFTAGSSFENREIFGVKLFGNGTSTNKPALVWHGTVHAREWISTMTVEFLAASIVDGYKKGNPEFTAILNKYDIYILPVVNPDGFVYSQRLDRLWRKNRAPGPSVLGRVCYGTDINRNWPYQWTGDPNGASTDPCAQTYKGRSAGDTPEMKALTAQLKTVTDRQNLVQYIDFHSYGNYLLSPYGYTPNVPANSAAQVSLARRAAAAITAVYGTGYTTGPSGATLYPTTGSSTDYAHDIAGADYSYTFELRDKGQFGFLLPANQIRPTGEEVLAGIKVLIAGI; encoded by the exons ATGTTTGTTCTTCGATTACTCTCGCTCGCGCCACTGGCGTTGGCCTCCGTCCTTCCTCGTCAAGAGGCTGTCAACTATGATGGCTACAGAGTCTATCGCGTCGCGACTGCTGGTCAAGATGCGGCTGTTCTCGACGCTCTATCAGCCCTCGATTACGAGCAGTGGGCCCACAAGGCTTCCGACTACATCGATCTTTCCGTCGCCAGCGATCAGGTCGAGACATTCGAGGCTCTCGGTCTGAATTATCAAGTCATGCACGCCGATCTTGGTGCCGACATTGCAGAGGAGGCTCAGAGCATGGCCGCTCCTGTTAAGCGACAGGCTGGAAATCAAGGTCCAGGTTCGACTTGGTTCAATGCATACCACTCATATGCCGACCACGTTCAATACTGGCGCGATCTCGTTGCGGGCTTTCCCAACAACGCCCAGCGATTTACCGCTGGCTCTTCCTTCGAGAACCGCGAGATTTTCGGAGTCAAGCTGTTCGGCAACGGCACCTCCACCAACAAGCCAGCTTTGGTCTGGCACGGCACAGTCCACGCTCGCGAATGGATCAGCACGATGACTGTCGAGTTCCTTGCCGCCAGCATTGTTGATGGCTACAAGAAGGGCAACCCAGAGTTCACTGCCATTCTGAACAAGTACGACATCTACATCCTGCCTGTCGTCAACCCCGATGGATTTGTCTACTCGCAGCGCCTTGATAGACT GTGGCGCAAGAACCGAGCACCGGGACCTTCAGTCCTCGGCCGTGTCTGCTACGGTACCGACATCAACCGCAACTGGCCATACCAGTGGACTGGTGACCCGAACGGAGCCTCCACCGACCCTTGCGCTCAGACCTACAAGGGAAGATCTGCTGGTGATACTCCAGAGATGAAGGCACTTACCGCTCAATTGAAGACCGTCACCGATCGCCAAAACCTCGTGCAATACATCGACTTCCACAGCTACGGCAACTACCTCCTCTCTCCTTACGGCTACACTCCAAACGTGCCAGCCAACTCTGCGGCACAGGTGTCTCTGGCGAGAcgcgctgccgccgccatcACCGCTGTGTACGGTACTGGATACACCACTGGACCTTCCGGAGCGACCCTTTACCCCACTACTGGTAGCAGTACCGATTACGCTCATGATATTGCTGGTGCGGACTACTCGTACACATTCGAGCTTCGCGACAAGGGCCAGTTTGGTTTCTTGCTGCCCGCAAACCAGATTCGACCTACTGGTGAGGAAGTCTTGGCTGGTATCAAGGTTTTGATCGCAGGTATCTAG
- a CDS encoding uncharacterized protein (antiSMASH:Cluster_4), whose protein sequence is MPLLTNGHANGDTPTVHTAGSADDIRAALQELSQREAAVTSRLDTLLNSQKDLNRQLSRLDLARAQLGSQVVATRNVSNDMLSNAASTAHRISGAVKKLDQEQAAVKATLEVVEQVAELKACVLGVHGSMGAPQDWETAADYLHRAFKIPDSVIDGAFAEEIVPTAEVPDPPRVTLNNAAESLKGLFMREFEKAEADGDGARITRFFKLFPLIGRSDVGLEAYGRYVCTGIANRARGNMSSTRGRDGMFYAQALTKLFEHIAQIVEGHQPLVERHYGPGSMTKVIERIQMEADRQGGLVLDSWSEDRRVHRRLTEIKSYPFNFFVQSFLPSQKPSLPTRTGSPAPGSGRTSEDDSVDMKEIDALLNESAIMLSRWSLYTRFLAGKTSAHDQNRDDDLHLPSFLVHSTLQRKITDLLIDPFNAMATFFFRRSVEKSFQIDEPPSDLTLNPNKQLGSSPPFITSAVDDIMYIVDQVLKRTLSTSQLGIVRNVIPAVGRVLGTDFFGMEQRKMRDESYPKAAIQGALPPENLIISFLVLINNLDVATDYVRRIIRTCLGQASGDQQTQNEDDSALLDTFPFGKEAEGAEAVLRAMEKNFAEKTAVLLNEAIEVMLKQVMRPRLRAVFTETFKNIEYDEDDAAGDDASSDDLVAQRFERGWQAFTLPIKRIATPPVYDKLITATITHLARTLEKRIWSYYGRVNELGAVRLERDVAAMVAIAVKGGKYELRDAFARCTQMTLIMNMEDDEWDEISKLTGIQLERETGIDWKLDADERRRVRAIIKDRP, encoded by the coding sequence ATGCCTCTCCTCACCAATGGCCACGCGAATGGCGACACGCCGACTGTCCACACTGCAGGCTCGGCCGATGACATTCGTGCAGCCCTGCAGGAATTGTCCCAACGAGAAGCTGCTGTGACCTCCCGTTTGGACACCTTGCTCAATTCTCAAAAAGACCTCAATCGCCAACTGAGCCGTCTGGACCTTGCACGTGCTCAATTGGGCTCCCAAGTCGTTGCCACCAGGAACGTCAGCAATGACATGCTTTCGAATGCAGCTTCGACCGCCCACCGAATATCAGGAGCGGTCAAAAAGCTCGACCAGGAACAAGCCGCCGTGAAAGCCACGCTGGAAGTGGTAGAGCAAGTAGCCGAGCTGAAAGCATGTGTTCTTGGCGTGCATGGCTCTATGGGAGCTCCTCAGGACTGGGAGACTGCGGCCGACTATCTCCATCGTGCCTTCAAGATCCCAGATTCTGTCATTGATGGCGCCTTCGCCGAGGAGATCGTACCCACAGCAGAAGTGCCTGATCCGCCGCGGGTGACTCTAAACAATGCGGCCGAGAGCTTAAAGGGTCTCTTCATGCGGGAGTTCGAGAAAGCAGAGGCCGATGGAGATGGTGCACGAATTACACGCTTCTTCAAGTTGTTTCCCCTGATCGGGCGGAGTGACGTTGGTCTGGAGGCATACGGCCGCTATGTGTGCACTGGAATTGCAAATCGCGCCCGCGGTAACATGAGCTCGACGCGCGGGAGAGATGGCATGTTTTATGCGCAAGCTCTGACCAAATTATTCGAGCACATTGCCCAGATTGTCGAAGGCCATCAACCGCTCGTCGAACGTCATTATGGTCCCGGAAGCATGACCAAAGTGATTGAGCGAATCCAAATGGAGGCTGATAGGCAAGGAGGCCTTGTGCTGGACAGCTGGTCAGAGGATCGACGAGTACATCGCCGCCTCACTGAGATCAAGAGCTACCCATTCAATTTCTTCGTACAAAGCTTTCTGCCATCGCAAAAGCCTAGTCTACCCACGCGGACTGGCTCACCGGCCCCAGGCTCGGGCCGTACCAGTGAAGATGACAGCGTGGACATGAAGGAGATTGATGCGCTACTGAATGAAAGTGCAATCATGCTCAGTCGCTGGTCGCTGTACACTCGCTTCTTGGCAGGCAAGACAAGCGCTCACGACCAAAATCGGGACGATGACCTACACCTGCCCAGCTTTCTGGTCCACAGCACACTTCAGAGGAAAATCACAGACCTTCTCATTGATCCATTCAATGCCATGGCCACTTTTTTCTTCCGGCGTTCGGTCGAGAAATCGTTCCAAATCGATGAACCTCCTTCCGATCTGACGCTCAATCCGAATAAGCAACTCGGATCGAGCCCGCCTTTCATCACGTCAGCCGTGGATGACATTATGTACATTGTTGATCAGGTTCTCAAACGCACACTTTCGACTTCGCAGCTCGGCATTGTACGAAACGTGATACCAGCTGTGGGTAGAGTGCTCGGCACCGACTTTTTTGGTATGGAGCAGCGCAAGATGCGCGACGAAAGCTATCCCAAGGCAGCGATACAAGGAGCACTACCTCCTGAGAATCTGATCATATCCTTCCTCGTTCTCATCAATAACCTCGATGTTGCCACCGACTATGTTCGCAGGATCATTCGGACATGCCTTGGTCAAGCTTCCGGAGATCAACAAACACAGAATGAGGATGACTCAGCGCTGCTAGATACATTTCCTTTTGGCAAAGAGGCTGAAGGTGCTGAGGCTGTCTTGCGGGCAATGGAGAAGAACTTCGCTGAGAAGACTGCTGTTCTCCTGAACGAAGCGATCGAGGTAATGCTCAAGCAGGTCATGAGGCCACGTCTACGAGCAGTCTTCACCGAGACGTTCAAGAACATCGAgtacgacgaagacgatgcagcAGGCGATGACGCCTCATCAGATGATCTTGTTGCACAACGCTTCGAACGAGGCTGGCAGGCGTTCACGCTTCCCATCAAACGCATCGCAACGCCTCCTGTGTACGACAAGCTGATCACAGCAACCATCACACACCTGGCCCGCAcgctggagaagagaatcTGGTCTTACTATGGCCGAGTCAACGAGTTGGGCGCAGTTCGATTGGAAAGGGACGTGGCAGCAATGGTCGCTATAGCTGTCAAAGGTGGCAAGTATGAACTGCGTGACGCCTTTGCTCGTTGTACACAGATGACGCTCATCATGAAcatggaagatgatgaatgGGACGAGATCTCCAAACTGACCGGAATACAACTGGAAAGGGAAACTGGCATTGATTGGAAgctcgatgctgatgagagGAGAAGAGTCCGCGCAATCATCAAGGATCGCCCCTAG